A stretch of Branchiostoma lanceolatum isolate klBraLanc5 chromosome 14, klBraLanc5.hap2, whole genome shotgun sequence DNA encodes these proteins:
- the LOC136448566 gene encoding chymotrypsinogen B-like isoform X1 — MTSFGFLLFGALLVHANIKEIHGLPVESLADDDVIGQLTARLPGDDVIDRLTAGSPGNGVSGQLAASTDRGGRPDFICRGYGSRPDQYDCQRFYQCVPGRRPFHFTCPGHLHYDPRLRVCNWPWALRPQCVSQPQPAQTCGVPAVRSTLTGSHRIVGGEEAPPGTWPWMVSLQHPEFGHGCGGALISQDWVVSAAHCFDNIDWRSLYAVVGEHSLSELDGNEQAIPIAELIRNDFSLMNQSTWGNDIALLRLAAPATLNRRVAPVCLPDSGLTLPEGTMCVVVGWGNTVEPTGPSDIAASDVLQEAEVPIVATARCDEMLPYDVTTQVCAGKDEGGTDACQGDSGGPLMCEAADGHWFLYGVTSFGQGPSAITLNHTDLDSFVSTGRLRLVFNV; from the exons ATGACATCTTTCGGCTTTCTGCTCTTCGGAGCTCTTTTGGTTCACGCGAATATCAAAG AAATCCATGGACTCCCGGTGGAGAGTTTGgctgatgatgacgtcattggcCAGCTCACGGCAAGGTTGcctggtgatgacgtcatcgatcgGCTGACGGCAGGTTCCCCTGGCAACGGCGTCTCTGGTCAGCTGGCCGCGAGCACCGACCGTGGCGGCCGAC CGGACTTCATCTGTCGCGGTTACGGCAGCCGCCCTGACCAGTACGACTGCCAGCGGTTCTACCAGTGCGTGCCGGGCCGCCGGCCCTTCCACTTCACCTGCCCGGgccacctgcactacgacccccGCCTGCGGGTCTGCAACTGGCCCTGGGCGCTCCGGCCGCAATGCGTCTCTCAACCACAGCCAG CCCAGACGTGCGGTGTTCCCGCGGTTCGGTCCACCCTGACGGGTTCGCACAGGATTGTGGGTGGGGAAGAAGCGCCCCCTGGCACCTGGCCGTGGATGGTGTCACTGCAG CATCCAGAGTTCGGCCACGGCTGTGGAGGCGCGCTCATCTCACAGGACTGGGTCGTCAGCGCGGCACACTGCTTCGACAACAT AGATTGGCGCAGCCTGTACGCAGTGGTGGGAGAACACAGCCTGAGTGAACTGGACGGGAACGAGCAG GCAATTCCTATTGCTGAGCTCATCCGGAACGACTTTAGCTTAATGAACCAGTCGACGTGGGGGAACGACATCGCCCTCCTCCGTCTGGCTGCACCTGCCACGCTGAACCGCAGGGTGGCGCCCGTGTGCCTGCCGGACAGTGGTCTCACCCTGCCGGAGGGAACCATGTGCGTGGTGGTGGGGTGGGGAAATACCGTGGAGCCGACCGGACCTTCTG ACATAGCGGCGTCTGACGTTCTTCAGGAGGCCGAGGTGCCGATAGTGGCGACGGCCAGGTGTGACGAGATGCTGCCGTATGACGTCACCACGCAGGTGTGCGCCGGGAAGGACGAGGGAGGAACAGACGCCTGCCAG GGCGACTCTGGTGGGCCGTTGATGTGTGAGGCAGCGGACGGCCACTGGTTCCTGTACGGCGTGACCAGCTTCGGACAGGGTCCTTCAGCTATAACGTTAAATCATACAGATTTAGACAGTTTTGTGTCCACAGGGCGACTCCGGTTGGTCTTTAATGTGTGA
- the LOC136448566 gene encoding chymotrypsinogen B-like isoform X2: MTSFGFLLFGALLVHANIKEIHGLPVESLADDDVIGQLTARLPGDDVIDRLTAGSPGNGVSGQLAASTDRGGRPDFICRGYGSRPDQYDCQRFYQCVPGRRPFHFTCPGHLHYDPRLRVCNWPWALRPQCVSQPQPAQTCGVPAVRSTLTGSHRIVGGEEAPPGTWPWMVSLQHPEFGHGCGGALISQDWVVSAAHCFDNIDWRSLYAVVGEHSLSELDGNEQAIPIAELIRNDFSLMNQSTWGNDIALLRLAAPATLNRRVAPVCLPDSGLTLPEGTMCVVVGWGNTVEPTGPSDIAASDVLQEAEVPIVATARCDEMLPYDVTTQVCAGKDEGGTDACQGDSGGPLMCEVADGHWFLYGVISFGQGP; the protein is encoded by the exons ATGACATCTTTCGGCTTTCTGCTCTTCGGAGCTCTTTTGGTTCACGCGAATATCAAAG AAATCCATGGACTCCCGGTGGAGAGTTTGgctgatgatgacgtcattggcCAGCTCACGGCAAGGTTGcctggtgatgacgtcatcgatcgGCTGACGGCAGGTTCCCCTGGCAACGGCGTCTCTGGTCAGCTGGCCGCGAGCACCGACCGTGGCGGCCGAC CGGACTTCATCTGTCGCGGTTACGGCAGCCGCCCTGACCAGTACGACTGCCAGCGGTTCTACCAGTGCGTGCCGGGCCGCCGGCCCTTCCACTTCACCTGCCCGGgccacctgcactacgacccccGCCTGCGGGTCTGCAACTGGCCCTGGGCGCTCCGGCCGCAATGCGTCTCTCAACCACAGCCAG CCCAGACGTGCGGTGTTCCCGCGGTTCGGTCCACCCTGACGGGTTCGCACAGGATTGTGGGTGGGGAAGAAGCGCCCCCTGGCACCTGGCCGTGGATGGTGTCACTGCAG CATCCAGAGTTCGGCCACGGCTGTGGAGGCGCGCTCATCTCACAGGACTGGGTCGTCAGCGCGGCACACTGCTTCGACAACAT AGATTGGCGCAGCCTGTACGCAGTGGTGGGAGAACACAGCCTGAGTGAACTGGACGGGAACGAGCAG GCAATTCCTATTGCTGAGCTCATCCGGAACGACTTTAGCTTAATGAACCAGTCGACGTGGGGGAACGACATCGCCCTCCTCCGTCTGGCTGCACCTGCCACGCTGAACCGCAGGGTGGCGCCCGTGTGCCTGCCGGACAGTGGTCTCACCCTGCCGGAGGGAACCATGTGCGTGGTGGTGGGGTGGGGAAATACCGTGGAGCCGACCGGACCTTCTG ACATAGCGGCGTCTGACGTTCTTCAGGAGGCCGAGGTGCCGATAGTGGCGACGGCCAGGTGTGACGAGATGCTGCCGTATGACGTCACCACGCAGGTGTGCGCCGGGAAGGACGAGGGAGGAACAGACGCCTGCCAG GGCGACTCTGGTGGGCCGTTAATGTGCGAGGTAGCGGACGGCCACTGGTTCCTGTACGGGGTGATCAGTTTCGGGCAGGGTCCTTAa